One window of the Triticum dicoccoides isolate Atlit2015 ecotype Zavitan chromosome 3B, WEW_v2.0, whole genome shotgun sequence genome contains the following:
- the LOC119281676 gene encoding acidic endochitinase-like, with translation MAIPAKASSSFSMACLLAAIFLFSSAPRSHGGSIAIYWGQNGNEGTLAETCSTGNYAFVNIAFLCSFGSAQETPQLNLAGHCDPYSNACTNLTADINLCQSKGVKVMLSIGGGAGGYTLNSEQDAADLAKYIWVSFLGGSSPKRPLGAAVLDGVDFDIEGGNPDYYGALAAHLKAYGGKGGSKEVYLSAAPQCPFPDQWVGKALQTGLFDYVWVQFYNNPPCQYVQGDTANLMDSWKQWTSGVHAKYIFLGLPAAPAAAGSGFIPAGSLESQVLPALKGSSKYGGVMLWSKFYDDQDGYSSAIKNAV, from the coding sequence ATGGCCATCCCGGCTAAAGCCAGCAGCTCCTTCTCCATGGCCTGCCTCTTGGCCGCCATCTTCCTCTTCTCCTCGGCGCCACGGAGCCACGGCGGCAGCATCGCCATCTACTGGGGCCAGAACGGCAACGAGGGCACCCTGGCCGAGACCTGCAGCACCGGCAACTACGCCTTCGTCAACATCGCCTTCCTCTGCAGCTTCGGGTCGGCCCAGGAGACCCCGCAGCTCAACCTGGCGGGCCACTGCGACCCCTACTCCAACGCCTGCACCAACCTCACCGCCGACATCAACCTCTGCCAGTCCAAGGGCGTCAAGGTCATGCTCTCCATCGGCGGGGGCGCCGGCGGGTACACGCTCAACTCCGAGCAGGACGCGGCCGACCTGGCCAAGTACATCTGGGTCAGCTTCCTCGGCGGGAGCTCACCCAAGCGGCCGCTCGGCGCCGCCGTACTCGACGGCGTCGACTTCGACATCGAGGGAGGGAACCCAGACTACTACGGCGCCCTGGCGGCGCACCTCAAGGCCTACGGCGGCAAGGGGGGCAGCAAGGAGGTGTACCTGTCGGCGGCGCCGCAGTGCCCGTTCCCGGACCAGTGGGTCGGCAAGGCGCTCCAGACCGGCCTCTTCGACTACGTGTGGGTGCAGTTCTACAACAACCCGCCGTGCCAGTACGTGCAGGGGGACACGGCCAACCTCATGGACTCGTGGAAGCAGTGGACGTCGGGGGTCCACGCCAAGTACATCTTCCTCGGGCTgccggcggcgccggcggccgcaGGGAGCGGGTTCATACCGGCGGGGAGCCTGGAGTCGCAGGTGCTCCCGGCGCTCAAGGGCTCCAGCAAGTACGGAGGGGTGATGCTGTGGTCCAAGTTCTACGACGACCAGGACGGCTACAGCTCCGCCATTAAGAACGCCGTCTGA
- the LOC119277465 gene encoding UPF0051 protein slr0074-like, translated as MAASASTSLFGPCALTARLGAGRPSGGPRRRVDARGRGRLSVVAVQTGPQKPSPSPSPSPSSPAADEAEALQNLLKREYKYGFVSDFESFSIPKGLSEATVRRISELKAEPAWMLDFRLAAYRRFLTMAEPTWSDNVYSPVDLQSLCFYSAPKTKPKLNSLDEVDPELLKTFDRLGIPLGEQKRLSNVAVDAVIDSTSIATTHREALMAKGVIFCSISEAIREYPDLIKRYIGSIVPPGDNYYAALNSAVFSDGSFCYVPKDTVCPMEISTYFRINDKETGQFERTLIVADERSTVSYLEGCTAPAYDSNQLHAAVVELVCEEGAEIKYSTVQNWYAGDEEGKGGIYNFVTKRGRCKGRGSKISWTQVETGSAITWKYPSVELVGDDTVGEFYSVALTKDYQQADTGTKMIHKGKNSRSRIISKGISAGKSRNCYRGLVQMNSGAENAYNSSQCDSLLIGDNAAANTYPTIQVGCTSGRVEHEASTSKIGEDQLFYFQQRGIDHEKAVAAMIGGFCRAVFEHLPYEFAQEVDALMNLKLEGSVG; from the exons ATGGCCGCCTCTGCCTCCACGTCCCTCTTCGGGCCCTGCGCCCTCACCGCCAGGCTCGGGGCGGGGCGCCCGTCCGGCGGGCCGCGCCGGCGCGTCGACGCGCGCGGCCGCGGCCGCCTCTCGGTGGTGGCCGTGCAGACGGGCCCGCagaagccgtcgccgtcgccgtcgccctcgccgtcgTCCCCGGCGGCGGACGAGGCCGAGGCGCTGCAGAACCTGCTCAAGCGGGAGTACAAGTACGGCTTCGTCTCCGACTTCGAGTCCTTCTCCATCCCCAAGGGCCTCTCCGAGGCCACCGTTCGACGCATCTCGGAGCTCAAGGCGGAGCCGGCCTGGATGCTCGACTTCCGCCTCGCCGCCTACCGCCGCTTCCTCACCATGGCGGAGCCCACCTGGAGCGACAACGTCTACTCGCCGGTCGACCTCCAGTCCCTCTGCTTCTACTCCGCGCCCAAGACCAAGCCCAAGCTCAACAGCCTCGACGAGGTCGACCCCGAGCTGCTCAAGACCTTCGACCGCCTCGGGATCCCTCTCGGCGAGCAGAAGCGCCTCTCCAACGTCGCCGTCGACGCCGTCATCGACTCCACCTCCATCGCCACCACCCACCGGGAGGCGCTCATGGCCAAGGGCGTCATATTTTGCTCCATCTCTGAGGCCATCCGCGAGTACCCGGACCTCATCAAGCGCTACATCGGGAGCATCGTGCCGCCTGGCGACAATTACTATGCCGCGCTCAATTCAGCCGTGTTCAGTGACGGATCCTTCTGCTACGTGCCCAAGGACACGGTCTGCCCCATGGAGATATCTACCTACTTCAGAATCAACGACAAGGAGACCGGGCAATTTGAGAGAACTCTGATTGTGGCTGATGAGAGGAGCACGGTTAGCTATTTGGAAGGTTGTACTGCTCCAGCATATGACTCCAACCAGCTCCATGCTGCGGTGGTGGAGCTTGTGTGCGAAGAGGGGGCTGAGATTAAGTACTCCACCGTGCAGAATTGGTATGCTGGTGACGAGGAGGGCAAAGGGGGCATTTACAATTTTGTGACCAAGAGGGGGCGGTGCAAGGGGCGTGGCTCGAAAATCTCATGGACACAGGTTGAGACAGGGTCAGCAATCACCTGGAAGTACCCAAGTGTGGAGCTTGTTGGGGATGACACTGTTGGAGAGTTCTACTCGGTAGCACTGACCAAGGATTACCAGCAGGCCGATACAGGGACAAAGATGATCCATAAGGGGAAGAATTCCCGCAGCCGGATTATATCCAAAGGTATCTCAGCAGGAAAGTCAAGGAATTGCTACCGTGGGCTGGTCCAGATGAATTCAGGTGCAGAGAATGCGTATAATTCTTCGCAGTGTGATTCATTGCTGATTGGGGACAACGCTGCTGCTAACACCTATCCCACCATTCAG GTGGGTTGCACTAGTGGCCGTGTTGAGCATGAGGCAAGCACATCCAAAATTGGAGAGGACCAGCTATTCTACTTTCAGCAAagagggatagatcatgaaaaggcCGTTGCAGCCATGATAGGTGGGTTCTGTAGGGCTGTCTTTGAACACCTTCCTTACGAGTTTGCCCAGGAGGTGGATGCACTTATGAACCTGAAGCTGGAGGGATCAGTTGGCTAA
- the LOC119277466 gene encoding internal alternative NAD(P)H-ubiquinone oxidoreductase A1, mitochondrial-like: protein MAASSLLRSLSRVSRRGCAPAFYGRGPLSTAAAAAASDAGDAAVLRRGLAGLGPTAKGEKPRVVVLGTGWAGSRLMKDLDTTGYDVVCVSPRNHMVFTPLLASTCVGTLEFRSVAEPLARIQPAVSTSPGSYFLLARCTAVDPDAHTIDCETVTEGEKDTLKPWKFKVSYDKLVFGCGAEASTFGIRGVTEHATFLREVHDAQEIRRKLLLNLMLSDVPGISEGEKRRLLHCVVVGGGPTGVEFSGELSDFIIRDVKERYSHVKDYVHVTLIEANEILSSFDVRLRQYAINQLVKSGVRLVRGIVKDVQPDKLILDNGEEVPYGLLVWSTGVGASSFVKSLPFPKSHGGRIGVDEWLRVPSVPDVFAVGDCCGFLESTGKEVLPALAQVAERQGLYLARLLNRVMKAGGGHANSQVEADLGPKFVYKHLGSMATVGRYKALVDLRQSKDSKGISIAGFASWFIWRSAYLTRVVSWRNRLYVAINWLTTMIFGRDISRI from the exons ATGGCCGCGTCCTCCCTGCTCCGCTCGCTCTCCCGCGTCTCGCGCCGCGGCTGCGCGCCCGCGTTCTACGGCCGCGGCCCGCTCTCGACCGCCGCGGCTGCAGCGGCGTCCGACGCGGGGGATGCTGCGGTGCTGCGGAGGGGGCTCGCGGGGCTGGGGCCGACGGCCAAGGGGGAGAAGCCGCGGGTGGTGGTGCTCGGGACGGGGTGGGCGGGGTCGCGCCTCATGAAGGACCTCGACACCACCGGCTACGACGTCGTCTGCGTCTCCCCGCGCAACCACATGGTCTTCACGCCGCTGCTCGCCTCCACCTGCGTCGGCACGCTCGAGTTCCGCTCCGTCGCCGAGCCGCTCGCGCGCATCCAGCCCGCCGTCTCCACCTCCCCCGGCTCCTACTTCCTCCTCGCCCGCTGCACCGCCGTCGACCCCGACGCGCACACG ATTGATTGCGAGACAGTCACTGAAGGTGAGAAAGATACCTTGAAGCCGTGGAAATTCAAGGTTTCGTATGACAAGTTGGTCTTTGGATGTGGAGCTGAGGCATCGACTTTCGGTATACGTGGTGTTACTGAACATGCAACCTTTCTTCGGGAAGTTCATGATGCTCAAGAGATCCGCAGGAAGCTCCTTCTGAATCTGATGCTGTCTGATGTACCTG GCATATCAGAGGGCGAGAAGCGCAGACTATTGCACTGTGTTGTTGTTGGAGGTGGTCCAACAGGGGTTGAATTTAGCGGGGAACTTAGTGATTTCATCATCAGAGATGTGAAAGAACGTTACTCACATGTGAAAGATTATGTCCATGTGACCCTGATTGag GCAAATGAGATATTGTCATCCTTCGATGTTCGCCTGAGGCAGTATGCTATAAACCAACTAGTTAAG TCAGGTGTTAGGCTTGTACGAGGAATCGTGAAGGATGTACAACCTGACAAATTAATCCTGGACAATGGAGAGGAGGTTCCTTATGGTTTGCTGGTATGGTCTACTGGAGTTGGTGCTTCATCATTCGTCAAGTCATTGCCATTTCCTAAGTCACACGGAGGAAG GATCGGTGTAGATGAGTGGTTACGTGTTCCTTCTGTCCCAGATGTATTCGCTGTTGGTGATTGCTGTGGTTTCCTTGAAAGCACCGGCAAGGAAGTTCTCCCAGCCTTAGCGCAG GTTGCCGAGCGGCAAGGCTTGTACCTTGCTCGCCTGCTCAACCGTGTGATGAAGGCTGGAGGAGGGCACGCAAATTCCCAGGTCGAAGCCGATCTAGGTCCAAAGTTTGTGTATAAGCATCTAGGGAGTATGGCAACCGTTGGAAGGTACAAAGCTCTGGTGGACCTGAGGCAAAGCAAG GACTCGAAGGGCATATCCATCGCAGGATTTGCAAGCTGGTTCATCTGGCGCTCAGCATACCTGACTCGTGTTGTCAGCTGGAGAAATAGGCTCTATGTGGCTATCAACTGGCTGACCACGATGATATTCGGCCGTGACATAAGCCGTATCTAG
- the LOC119277467 gene encoding uncharacterized protein LOC119277467, whose amino-acid sequence MDADEAAGSSRRMDLNLYLGLPRAPRSRRSDLGSDLALSTPMPSSPSSSAASVDAPPPPEPPHAPYSPSRAGLSPPPPEVYSSYHPEDAHLPYAPAPVIDELPDDIGFGFHPPPSLVRASAFLWEDRPSSSTASSSFLPDAATRYRRLLEQTGSRWLRSRPTGRFRSDLPPLSSEVQPLGHDAAVPVPHHEVAIDIVGDDKVTGNGVEVGASEESEERGKSVATFECNICFDMAGEPVVTSCGHLFCWPCLYQWLNVYSNHKECPVCKGEVTEANITPIYGRGNSCSDAEKAADEGKQPGLTIPPRPHGNRLESFRQQFQHLRPMSRRLGDAHGILSSWRRLLDQQIMSSVSRFEGPSEPAVHETGDVAPHTGRLSRLTTRMRARRLLSEVDNSPDGAFAAPDSGLPGNSAPDAPRDGSSPVLPEGFDLLQRLTLIGIANTERLATAMSDLRRIATPGQHGASASYLRRLATPGQYGASASSPNPLNPEATVDGTHVGAAPSTDQASNSSTIAVIQGDAGVSETAGEPSNAGSSRTLRRRGRSSALASLDVDGAPPQRNKRRRM is encoded by the coding sequence ATGGACGCCGATGAGGCTGCGGGAAGTAGCAGGAGGATGGATCTGAACCTGTACCTCGGCCTCCCCCGCGCCCCGCGGTCTCGCCGCTCCGACCTCGGCTCCGACCTCGCGCTCAGCACCCcgatgccctcctcgccctcctcctctgccgcctccgTCGACGCCCCTCCGCCTCCCGAGCCCCCGCATGCCCCCTACTCCCCGTCTCGCGCCGGCCTTTCTCCTCCGCCACCAGAGGTGTACTCCTCGTACCATCCCGAGGACGCGCACCTGCCGTACGCGCCAGCGCCGGTCATCGATGAGCTCCCGGACGACATCGGCTTCGGCTTCCACCCCCCGCCTTCGCTGGTGCGAGCCAGCGCCTTTCTTTGGGAGGATCGCCCGTCTTCAtcgacggcctcctcctccttcctccctgaCGCTGCAACAAGGTACAGGCGGCTGCTTGAGCAGACAGGAAGCCGGTGGCTCCGCTCTAGGCCCACTGGGCGGTTTAGATCGGACCTTCCACCGCTCAGCTCCGAGGTTCAACCTCTAGGGCATGATGCAGCAGTGCCGGTGCCACATCATGAGGTGGCAATTGATATCGTTGGAGATGATAAGGTAACCGGCAATGGAGTAGAAGTAGGTGCCTCAGAGGAGTCGGAGGAGCGGGGCAAGAGCGTCGCCACATTTGAGTGCAACATATGCTTTGATATGGCCGGAGAGCCGGTGGTCACTTCTTGTGGCCATCTCTTCTGCTGGCCTTGCTTATACCAATGGCTTAATGTCTACTCCAACCACAAGGAATGCCCAGTCTGCAAGGGCGAGGTGACGGAGGCTAATATCACTCCTATCTATGGCAGAGGGAATTCTTGTTCAGATGCAGAGAAGGCTGCGGATGAAGGCAAGCAGCCAGGTCTTACAATCCCACCAAGGCCACATGGAAATCGTCTTGAAAGTTTCCGGCAGCAGTTTCAGCACTTACGCCCAATGTCAAGAAGGCTTGGTGACGCACATGGGATACTGTCATCATGGAGGCGCCTTCTTGATCAACAGATCATGAGTAGTGTGAGTAGATTCGAAGGCCCGTCTGAACCTGCTGTGCATGAAACAGGTGACGTTGCTCCACACACTGGCCGCCTAAGTAGATTGACCACAAGGATGAGAGCAAGACGGTTGCTGAGCGAGGTAGATAACTCTCCTGATGGTGCTTTTGCTGCCCCTGATAGTGGTCTGCCTGGAAATAGTGCGCCAGATGCACCTAGAGATGGTTCAAGCCCGGTTTTACCAGAAGGATTTGATTTGTTGCAACGGCTTACTCTTATTGGCATTGCAAATACAGAAAGATTGGCAACTGCCATGAGTGACCTTAGAAGGATAGCTACACCTGGCCAACACGGAGCATCTGCTTCATACCTTAGAAGGTTAGCTACACCTGGCCAATACGGAGCATCTGCTTCATCGCCGAACCCTTTGAATCCCGAGGCAACAGTTGACGGAACCCATGTTGGTGCAGCACCTTCTACAGACCAAGCATCAAACTCGAGCACCATTGCAGTGATACAGGGGGATGCAGGTGTTTCTGAGACGGCGGGAGAGCCTAGTAACGCAGGTTCTTCGAGAACcctgaggaggagggggaggagcagcgCGTTGGCTTCTTTAGATGTGGATGGTGCCCCCCCACAGCGCAACAAGAGGCGGAGGATGTAG